Proteins encoded by one window of Roseibium sp. Sym1:
- a CDS encoding LysR family transcriptional regulator gives MIEHLKSIAVFAEVVHSGQFRVAADRLKITPSAVSYHIRTLEEAVGTPLLYRSTRRFTLTASGEKLFKSAELMLNAAQAGFSSAQPSRAGLSGHLKVTLTTALSHSFISRRITGFVLDHPNVDLHLHFDNRETDLVAEGIDIAIRIGKLRDSSLLCKLIWDMPRILVASPEFVQRHGPFEGPEDLRGVTWIRFASMENQRTLYAPNGTKIQIEQAGNLTVNSIEAMVDLTIYGAGLSSPPTHFVESKLTSGELVACLTDHRIPDLPVYAIWHRTTVPNLVVREFIDRLAGTSADGKTHE, from the coding sequence ATGATAGAGCACTTGAAATCCATTGCGGTGTTTGCCGAAGTCGTGCATTCGGGTCAGTTCCGTGTAGCGGCTGATCGCTTGAAGATAACCCCCTCCGCCGTCAGCTACCATATCCGTACACTGGAAGAAGCTGTCGGAACGCCTCTGTTATACCGGTCTACTCGGCGGTTCACGCTGACCGCGAGCGGAGAAAAGCTCTTTAAGTCCGCCGAGCTCATGTTGAACGCCGCTCAAGCGGGATTTTCCAGCGCGCAGCCTTCGCGGGCAGGATTATCAGGTCATTTGAAAGTCACCCTAACTACGGCGCTATCTCATTCCTTTATCTCCAGGCGGATCACAGGATTTGTTTTGGATCACCCCAATGTCGATCTGCATCTGCATTTTGATAATCGGGAAACTGATCTTGTTGCTGAAGGAATTGATATCGCTATCCGAATTGGAAAGCTTCGCGATTCCAGTCTGCTATGCAAGCTAATATGGGACATGCCGCGGATTCTGGTTGCGAGCCCCGAATTTGTTCAAAGACACGGCCCGTTTGAAGGACCTGAGGATCTGCGTGGTGTTACGTGGATCAGATTTGCCAGCATGGAAAACCAGCGAACACTTTACGCACCAAACGGAACGAAAATCCAGATCGAGCAAGCTGGAAACCTCACCGTAAACAGCATCGAAGCCATGGTCGATCTGACCATTTACGGAGCGGGCCTGTCTTCCCCACCGACACATTTTGTCGAGAGCAAACTTACATCGGGTGAACTGGTTGCTTGTCTGACGGATCATCGAATACCCGATTTGCCGGTCTACGCAATTTGGCATCGAACAACTGTCCCCAACCTCGTGGTAAGGGAGTTCATCGACCGCCTTGCGGGTACAAGTGCTGACGGAAAGACGCACGAGTAA
- a CDS encoding RraA family protein — protein MSVGFRVCTRKQAASAELVAEFARLPVANVSDSMARLCAAGPRLRPMHASGGLAGVALTVRSRPGDNLMLHKAIDMAEPGDVIVVDAGGDLTNALMGELMLAYAVKRGVAGFVLNGAIRDVDAFVRTNLPTFAAGVTHRGPYKDGPGEINVAISLDGMVIEPGDIVIGDADGVLSVPLGGAEDILRKTLAKQDAETRQMTAIEEGTNDRSWVDAALKERGCEFP, from the coding sequence ATGTCCGTGGGCTTTCGTGTCTGCACCCGAAAACAGGCCGCTTCCGCGGAGCTCGTTGCGGAGTTCGCAAGGCTTCCCGTGGCCAATGTTTCCGACAGCATGGCGCGCCTTTGCGCGGCCGGACCGAGATTGCGGCCGATGCATGCATCCGGCGGCCTGGCCGGGGTTGCGCTGACCGTCCGGAGCAGACCGGGTGACAACCTGATGCTGCACAAGGCGATCGACATGGCCGAGCCGGGCGACGTGATCGTCGTCGATGCCGGCGGAGATCTGACCAATGCGCTCATGGGGGAGCTGATGCTCGCCTATGCCGTCAAGCGCGGTGTTGCGGGGTTCGTGTTGAACGGCGCGATCCGGGATGTCGACGCCTTCGTCAGGACCAACCTTCCGACCTTCGCCGCCGGTGTCACCCACCGCGGCCCCTACAAGGACGGCCCCGGCGAGATCAATGTCGCGATCAGCCTGGACGGAATGGTGATCGAGCCCGGCGACATTGTCATCGGCGATGCCGATGGCGTTCTGTCGGTTCCGCTTGGCGGCGCTGAAGACATTCTCCGAAAAACCCTTGCGAAACAGGATGCCGAGACACGCCAGATGACGGCGATCGAGGAAGGCACGAATGACCGCAGTTGGGTTGATGCAGCCCTCAAGGAACGTGGCTGCGAATTTCCATAA
- a CDS encoding LysR family transcriptional regulator: protein MDTRQLKTLVAIATHGTFAKAAEIVNLTPSAVSQQIQALEQELNINLFERSSRPPKLTSGGLQVLEMAQEMLRLEEDTRASLRGDRLAGTLMLGSVRSSALNLLPKAIVQMRQKYPDLKTNLRVSLSSTLIADVASGRLDAAVVAEHVGIPPVLRWSPFLREPLWLIAPHGTKASDPADLLAGYPFIRFRSAVPLANLIDTEISRMGIATSDVAEIDTIGSIVTCVRQGMGISVVPHVALQEPDDQKLVKLPFGKPQVTRQIGIVERIVSPRAEIIARIHEVLADLCAPHGVHRIEDES, encoded by the coding sequence ATGGACACCCGCCAACTCAAGACGCTGGTCGCGATTGCGACCCATGGTACTTTCGCCAAGGCGGCGGAGATTGTGAACCTGACGCCGTCCGCGGTCAGTCAGCAGATCCAGGCGCTGGAGCAGGAGCTGAACATCAACCTGTTCGAGCGGTCTTCCCGACCGCCAAAGCTGACGTCCGGGGGACTGCAGGTTCTTGAAATGGCACAGGAAATGCTGCGACTGGAAGAAGATACAAGGGCAAGCCTGCGCGGAGACAGGCTGGCCGGTACGCTGATGCTGGGATCGGTGCGTTCAAGTGCCCTCAATCTTCTGCCCAAGGCAATCGTTCAGATGCGCCAAAAATATCCGGACCTTAAAACCAATCTCAGAGTTTCCTTGTCCTCGACCCTGATTGCGGATGTGGCATCCGGCCGACTGGATGCGGCGGTGGTGGCGGAACATGTCGGCATTCCGCCGGTTCTGCGCTGGAGCCCCTTTCTTCGCGAGCCGCTCTGGCTGATCGCGCCCCACGGCACGAAAGCAAGTGATCCGGCTGACTTGCTCGCCGGCTATCCGTTCATCCGGTTCCGGAGTGCCGTGCCCCTTGCCAATCTTATCGACACCGAGATCTCCCGGATGGGGATCGCAACCAGCGACGTTGCCGAAATAGACACCATCGGCTCGATCGTGACCTGCGTCCGGCAAGGTATGGGAATATCCGTTGTGCCGCATGTCGCTCTTCAGGAGCCGGATGACCAGAAGCTCGTGAAACTGCCCTTCGGTAAACCGCAAGTGACGCGGCAGATCGGTATCGTCGAGCGTATCGTGTCGCCGAGGGCGGAAATCATCGCCCGAATTCACGAAGTCCTTGCCGACTTGTGTGCCCCGCACGGGGTACATCGAATTGAGGACGAGTCTTGA
- a CDS encoding LysE family translocator — MEQTAAMTLFALTMSISPGPVNLITLSTGLNHGARSALGFVLGATIGFTLLLLLIGLGLSAIATRFGYVIDALTIFGAGLIVYFGYRLLTSNGNLDSAVQSKPNFWQGAALQWLNPKAWGACVAAVGLFELDQSRLALYFFVCLYCIICFFGIGSWAVFGSQVEGFFGTPKRRALLNKTLGAILVILAFFLLYQQFFKAVGL, encoded by the coding sequence ATGGAACAAACTGCTGCCATGACGCTATTTGCGCTGACGATGTCAATTTCGCCTGGCCCTGTTAACCTCATCACATTGTCGACCGGGTTGAACCACGGTGCGCGCAGCGCCCTTGGCTTCGTATTGGGCGCGACCATCGGATTTACCCTGTTGCTATTACTGATCGGGCTTGGGCTATCGGCAATAGCCACGCGTTTTGGATATGTTATTGATGCGTTAACTATTTTCGGCGCCGGTCTGATAGTATATTTTGGATACAGATTGCTGACCTCCAACGGCAATCTGGACTCGGCAGTACAGTCAAAGCCAAACTTCTGGCAAGGTGCTGCGCTACAATGGCTTAATCCCAAAGCTTGGGGCGCATGCGTTGCAGCTGTTGGCCTGTTCGAGCTCGACCAAAGCCGCCTTGCACTCTACTTTTTCGTTTGCCTCTATTGCATCATATGTTTCTTCGGTATCGGTAGTTGGGCGGTGTTTGGCAGCCAAGTGGAAGGGTTTTTTGGAACCCCCAAGCGCCGAGCATTGCTGAACAAAACACTTGGAGCAATCCTTGTGATCTTGGCATTCTTTCTGTTGTATCAGCAGTTCTTTAAAGCGGTCGGCCTTTAA
- a CDS encoding leucyl aminopeptidase family protein, with protein MRDCLVRTSDVSNPTPVIAVTETTLPGVLDGLGGAARDWSTLNDFTGKATTFLVVPAAKGSGAAVLFGVEETGLPHPLALGGLVAALPAGDYHLADGFPDPEQAALGFALSSYVFDRYRKNGGKTRRLALADDVDLDRLAIILDGVKLARDLINTPANDLGPGELSQAASTLFKHHGGTGRIVIGEDLLEQNFPMVHAVGRASSRAPRLADFCWGAEDAPKITLVGKGVIFDTGGLNLKPGSSMTLMKKDMGGAANVLGLASMIMAAKLPVRLRVIIPCVENAVSGDAFRPGDILASRKGLSVEIGNTDAEGRLVLADALALADEESPELLIDMATLTGAARVALGPDLPPYYTDDEGLAEDIAVMAEAAADPLWRLPLWQPYMKYLDSKVADINHINTAGAGFAGSVTAALFLSRFVDKAESWVHFDIFGWTPMEKPGKPMGGEAQGIRCLFDLISDRYAGAQ; from the coding sequence GTGCGCGACTGCCTCGTCCGAACAAGCGATGTTTCCAACCCGACACCCGTGATTGCCGTCACCGAAACGACCCTGCCCGGTGTTCTGGACGGGCTCGGCGGGGCCGCACGGGACTGGAGCACCCTCAACGACTTCACCGGCAAGGCGACGACGTTTCTTGTCGTGCCGGCGGCAAAGGGCAGCGGCGCGGCGGTGCTCTTCGGCGTCGAGGAGACAGGCCTGCCGCATCCGCTGGCCCTGGGAGGCCTCGTCGCCGCGCTGCCGGCGGGCGACTATCACCTTGCCGACGGCTTCCCCGACCCGGAACAGGCCGCGCTCGGCTTCGCGCTGTCGTCCTACGTGTTCGACCGCTACCGCAAGAACGGCGGCAAGACCCGGCGGCTGGCGCTGGCGGATGATGTCGATCTGGACCGGCTGGCGATCATCCTCGACGGTGTGAAACTGGCCCGGGACCTCATCAACACCCCGGCCAACGACCTTGGTCCGGGAGAACTCTCCCAGGCGGCTTCGACCCTGTTCAAGCACCATGGCGGCACCGGCCGGATCGTCATCGGCGAGGATCTGCTGGAACAGAATTTCCCGATGGTCCACGCAGTCGGCCGCGCCAGCTCGCGCGCGCCGCGCCTGGCCGATTTCTGCTGGGGGGCGGAAGACGCACCGAAGATCACGCTGGTCGGCAAGGGTGTCATCTTTGACACCGGCGGCCTCAACCTGAAGCCGGGCTCGTCCATGACCCTGATGAAAAAGGACATGGGCGGGGCAGCCAACGTTCTCGGCCTGGCCTCAATGATCATGGCGGCAAAGCTGCCGGTGCGCCTGCGCGTGATCATTCCATGTGTTGAAAACGCGGTCTCCGGCGATGCCTTCCGCCCCGGCGACATTCTTGCGAGCCGCAAGGGGCTCAGCGTCGAGATCGGCAACACCGATGCCGAGGGCCGGCTGGTCCTTGCCGACGCGCTGGCGCTGGCCGACGAGGAAAGCCCCGAGCTGCTGATCGACATGGCGACGCTCACCGGGGCGGCAAGGGTGGCGCTCGGTCCCGATCTGCCGCCCTATTACACCGATGACGAGGGGCTGGCCGAGGATATTGCGGTCATGGCCGAAGCGGCGGCGGACCCGCTTTGGCGCCTGCCGCTCTGGCAGCCCTACATGAAATATCTCGACAGCAAGGTCGCCGACATCAACCATATCAACACGGCAGGCGCCGGATTTGCCGGGTCGGTCACCGCGGCCCTGTTCCTGTCCCGCTTTGTCGACAAGGCGGAGAGCTGGGTGCATTTCGACATTTTCGGCTGGACGCCGATGGAAAAGCCCGGAAAGCCGATGGGCGGCGAGGCCCAGGGCATCCGCTGCCTGTTCGACCTGATCTCGGACCGCTACGCGGGCGCACAATAA
- a CDS encoding MarC family protein — protein sequence MDQALFLKIFAALFAIMSPIANLPVFLSLTADKGPGFERKVAFTLLISLSIGAVFIGLTGDVVLKIFGISLDAFRLAGGFLILLIALDLIRGQKTEAHHGHASEQDNMQSQDNPAIYPLTVPILLGPGSISTMIIFRGQVTGVEQEIAYVAGVAAAIAVLIGTFFAAPFLSRFIGETANSVMSRLMGMILAAIAMEMMTGSLKVLMPGLA from the coding sequence ATGGATCAGGCCTTGTTCCTGAAAATCTTCGCCGCGCTCTTTGCGATCATGAGCCCGATCGCCAACCTGCCCGTGTTCCTGTCGCTGACGGCGGACAAGGGCCCCGGTTTCGAGCGCAAGGTCGCCTTCACGCTGCTGATCAGCCTCAGCATCGGCGCTGTCTTCATCGGCCTGACCGGTGATGTCGTCCTGAAGATCTTCGGGATCTCCCTGGACGCGTTCCGCCTGGCGGGCGGGTTCCTGATCCTTCTGATCGCGCTGGACCTGATCCGCGGCCAGAAGACCGAAGCCCATCATGGCCATGCCTCCGAACAGGACAACATGCAATCGCAGGACAATCCGGCGATCTACCCGCTGACCGTGCCGATCCTGCTCGGTCCCGGGTCGATTTCCACGATGATCATCTTCCGGGGCCAGGTCACCGGCGTGGAACAGGAAATCGCCTATGTCGCCGGTGTTGCGGCGGCGATCGCGGTCCTGATCGGCACCTTCTTCGCCGCGCCGTTCCTGTCCCGCTTTATCGGAGAGACCGCCAACAGCGTCATGAGCCGCCTGATGGGCATGATCCTGGCGGCGATCGCCATGGAAATGATGACCGGCAGCCTCAAGGTGCTGATGCCAGGACTGGCCTGA
- a CDS encoding hydroxyacid dehydrogenase, translated as MSKTILVTGPDLDPSAAALVKEHGYDTVHTPAYADSAVISRFLIETGAEGVVSRMGRLDAEVMEKAPKLRVISKHGVGVDNIDLHAAASRGIPVLVATGANAVSVAEHAIALMLATVKRILPLDAGLRAGRWDKAGFLGRELSGARLGLLGMGSIARATGRIARGLGLELLGHDPFADKSVFEALGAKHCASLEELLENVDVLSLHCPLTDQTRQIVSANAIARMPKGSYVINTARGGLIDEDALLAAIQSGHLAGAGLDTFAVEPPRENHPFFTDPRIVLTPHIGGVTREAGARVGVEAVRGIFQVLEGRQVASERIANRALLAEAGAVYARAGE; from the coding sequence ATGAGCAAGACAATCCTTGTGACCGGACCGGATCTCGACCCCAGTGCAGCCGCACTGGTGAAGGAACATGGCTATGACACAGTCCATACGCCCGCCTATGCAGACAGCGCCGTCATCTCGCGGTTCCTGATCGAAACCGGGGCGGAAGGGGTGGTCTCCCGCATGGGCAGGCTCGATGCCGAAGTCATGGAAAAGGCGCCGAAACTTCGTGTCATTTCAAAGCATGGTGTCGGCGTCGACAATATCGACCTCCATGCGGCGGCGAGCCGCGGCATTCCGGTGCTGGTCGCAACCGGAGCGAATGCCGTTTCCGTCGCCGAACATGCCATCGCTCTCATGCTGGCAACCGTGAAACGGATCCTGCCGCTTGACGCGGGCCTTCGCGCGGGCCGCTGGGACAAGGCAGGGTTCCTGGGACGCGAGCTATCGGGCGCCCGCCTCGGGTTGCTCGGTATGGGGTCCATCGCCCGGGCAACGGGCCGTATCGCCAGGGGGCTCGGTCTTGAGCTGCTTGGACATGATCCCTTTGCCGACAAGTCCGTTTTCGAGGCGCTTGGCGCAAAACACTGCGCCAGCCTGGAGGAATTGCTGGAAAACGTGGATGTTCTCAGCCTTCACTGTCCTCTGACCGACCAGACCAGGCAGATTGTGAGCGCGAACGCAATCGCGCGCATGCCAAAAGGCAGTTACGTGATCAATACCGCACGCGGCGGCCTGATCGACGAAGACGCATTGCTGGCCGCAATACAATCCGGACATCTTGCAGGTGCGGGACTTGATACCTTTGCCGTGGAACCGCCGCGTGAGAACCATCCGTTCTTCACCGATCCGCGGATTGTCCTGACCCCTCACATCGGCGGCGTCACCCGCGAGGCCGGCGCGCGCGTCGGTGTGGAAGCGGTTCGCGGCATCTTCCAGGTGCTCGAAGGCCGGCAGGTGGCCAGCGAGCGCATCGCCAACCGCGCGCTCCTGGCCGAGGCCGGAGCCGTTTACGCCAGAGCAGGAGAATGA
- the def gene encoding peptide deformylase has product MTKRSIITIPDPVLRETCAPIEAVNDDIRALADDMLETMYDAPGIGLAASQIGILKRIFVLDVAKEDAPKEPMVFINPEIVWSSEDVSVYQEGCLSIPDYFEDVERPAEVAVKFLNREGAEQEIKAEGLLATCVQHELDHLNGKLFIDYLSKLKRDRVVKKFTKQAKLAGKL; this is encoded by the coding sequence ATGACAAAACGTTCGATCATCACCATTCCCGACCCGGTCCTGCGCGAGACCTGCGCGCCGATCGAGGCCGTCAACGACGACATCCGCGCCCTGGCCGACGACATGCTGGAAACCATGTATGACGCGCCCGGCATCGGATTGGCCGCCAGCCAGATCGGCATCCTGAAGCGCATCTTCGTGCTGGATGTCGCCAAGGAGGATGCGCCCAAGGAACCGATGGTGTTCATCAACCCGGAAATCGTCTGGTCGAGCGAGGACGTGTCCGTCTACCAGGAGGGCTGCCTGTCGATCCCCGATTATTTCGAGGATGTCGAGCGCCCGGCGGAAGTGGCGGTGAAATTCCTGAACCGGGAAGGTGCCGAGCAGGAGATCAAGGCCGAGGGTCTTCTGGCGACCTGTGTCCAGCACGAGCTTGACCATCTCAACGGCAAGCTGTTCATTGATTACCTGTCGAAGCTGAAGCGCGACCGGGTGGTCAAGAAATTCACCAAGCAGGCCAAGCTGGCCGGAAAACTCTGA
- a CDS encoding MarR family transcriptional regulator: protein MAVELRASQALKLMHEVNLALVRDSEQDLSARQLSILMTVYLEPPPHTVRGLAAKLNVTKPAITRALDTLGGMRLLSRKRDEADKRNVIITRTVEGALYLEQLGDLVVEKAMELPR, encoded by the coding sequence ATGGCTGTCGAACTGCGCGCCTCGCAGGCGCTGAAACTGATGCATGAGGTCAATCTGGCGCTGGTTCGCGACAGCGAACAGGACCTGTCCGCGCGCCAGTTGAGCATCCTCATGACGGTCTACCTGGAACCGCCGCCCCATACGGTGCGCGGACTTGCGGCCAAGCTGAACGTCACCAAGCCCGCGATCACGCGGGCACTGGACACGCTCGGCGGCATGCGCCTGCTGTCGCGCAAGCGTGACGAGGCCGACAAGCGCAACGTGATCATCACGCGCACGGTTGAAGGTGCGCTTTACCTGGAGCAGCTTGGGGATCTCGTGGTCGAAAAGGCCATGGAGTTGCCTCGCTGA
- a CDS encoding C40 family peptidase → MTQTFDRRRHPVRADLAASDYEGHADAARFVEGEVFQVTADRLAIRPEPRPDRSIDTEALCGEWVTVYEQTPEGWAWGQLDTDGYVGWLSSDGLGSIKAATHRVRALRTYRYPGPDLKFPPLGLLSMGAQVTVTGEAETRGLTYALLSDGSAVVAKHLVPVEHRVEDWVAVAEEFLGTPYLWGGRTSLGLDCSALIQLAAQAGGIDIPRDSDMQEAEAGEEIPHDDPASFARGDLVFWKGHVGIVTGPNMLLHANGHTMTVAYEPLDQAIDRIAATEWGAVTKARRLT, encoded by the coding sequence ATGACCCAGACATTTGACCGCCGCCGCCATCCTGTGCGTGCCGACCTGGCTGCAAGCGACTACGAGGGCCACGCGGACGCCGCCCGTTTCGTCGAGGGCGAAGTCTTCCAGGTGACTGCCGACCGGCTGGCAATCCGCCCCGAACCGCGCCCGGACCGGTCGATCGACACGGAAGCGCTCTGCGGTGAATGGGTGACCGTCTATGAACAGACGCCGGAAGGCTGGGCCTGGGGGCAGCTCGACACCGACGGCTATGTCGGCTGGCTGTCCTCCGACGGTCTCGGGTCCATCAAGGCCGCCACGCATCGGGTGCGGGCGCTTCGGACCTACCGCTACCCGGGTCCGGATCTGAAATTCCCGCCGCTCGGCCTGCTCTCCATGGGGGCCCAGGTAACGGTGACCGGAGAAGCCGAAACGCGCGGCCTGACCTACGCCCTCTTGAGCGATGGCTCGGCCGTGGTGGCAAAGCATCTGGTGCCGGTCGAGCATCGTGTCGAGGACTGGGTGGCTGTGGCCGAGGAGTTCCTGGGCACGCCCTATCTGTGGGGCGGACGCACCAGTCTTGGCCTTGATTGCTCGGCGCTCATTCAGCTTGCCGCCCAGGCCGGCGGCATCGATATTCCGCGCGACAGCGACATGCAGGAAGCCGAAGCTGGCGAGGAGATCCCTCACGATGATCCAGCGTCCTTTGCGCGCGGCGACCTCGTCTTTTGGAAAGGTCACGTCGGCATTGTCACCGGCCCGAACATGCTGTTGCATGCCAACGGTCACACCATGACGGTTGCCTATGAGCCGCTGGACCAGGCGATCGACCGGATCGCGGCGACGGAGTGGGGCGCGGTCACGAAGGCCCGGCGGTTGACATAA
- a CDS encoding DNA recombination protein RmuC, translating into MNEILFEFGGRPVTVLETAIAGGLFLLALIVWLVLKTMREIRLRSEADTASAERIHELESHLSQLLKSQGEMTGRMQTMAEVFGSRQSDMMRAVNERLDGMGHKLNSSMADTSKRTQDGLRHLHERLAVIDRAQRTITDLSGQVGQLQAILSNKQTRGAFGQGRMEAIIQDQMAPSTYSFQATLSNNSRPDCLIHMPNGAPSLAIDAKFPLEAYNLLRNAESDDQLKYAQAQFRRDFTKHIQDIGEKYLLPGETQDTAFLFVPSESIFAELNENFEDLVQKSHRARVVIVSPSLLMLSIQVIQSVLRDAKMREQAHLIQAEVGHLISDVSRLNDRVGKLQSHFTQANKDIDQILISTDKISRRSRKIEDLELGDVQGSVEDGGGEPQLALTPKG; encoded by the coding sequence ATGAACGAGATCCTGTTTGAGTTTGGCGGCCGCCCCGTGACGGTTCTGGAAACGGCCATTGCCGGCGGCCTGTTCCTGCTGGCGCTGATTGTCTGGCTGGTCCTGAAGACCATGCGCGAGATTCGCCTGCGCAGCGAAGCCGACACTGCGTCGGCGGAACGCATCCACGAACTGGAAAGCCACCTGTCGCAGCTTCTGAAGAGCCAGGGCGAGATGACCGGGCGCATGCAGACCATGGCCGAGGTGTTCGGCTCGCGCCAGTCGGACATGATGCGCGCCGTCAACGAGCGCCTCGACGGCATGGGCCACAAGCTGAACTCCTCCATGGCGGATACCAGCAAACGCACCCAGGACGGGCTCCGGCACCTGCATGAGCGTCTCGCCGTCATCGACCGGGCGCAGCGCACGATCACCGATCTCTCCGGCCAGGTCGGCCAGTTACAGGCGATCCTCTCCAACAAGCAGACCCGCGGCGCCTTCGGCCAGGGGCGCATGGAAGCGATCATCCAGGACCAGATGGCGCCGAGCACCTATTCCTTCCAGGCGACGCTGTCCAACAACAGCCGCCCGGACTGCCTGATCCACATGCCCAACGGCGCGCCGTCGCTGGCGATCGATGCCAAGTTCCCGCTGGAAGCCTACAATCTCCTGCGCAACGCGGAGAGCGACGACCAGCTGAAATACGCCCAGGCCCAGTTCCGCCGCGACTTCACCAAGCACATCCAGGATATCGGCGAGAAATATCTCCTGCCCGGCGAGACCCAGGACACCGCCTTCCTGTTCGTGCCGTCGGAAAGCATCTTCGCGGAGCTGAACGAGAATTTCGAGGACCTGGTGCAGAAGTCCCACCGCGCCCGCGTGGTGATCGTGTCACCGTCGCTGCTGATGCTGTCGATCCAGGTGATCCAGTCGGTGCTGCGGGATGCCAAGATGCGCGAGCAGGCCCACCTGATCCAGGCCGAGGTCGGTCACCTGATCAGCGATGTCAGCCGCCTGAACGACCGGGTCGGCAAGCTGCAGTCGCATTTCACCCAGGCCAACAAGGACATCGACCAGATCCTGATCTCGACCGACAAGATCTCCAGGCGCAGCCGCAAGATCGAGGATCTGGAACTCGGCGACGTGCAGGGATCGGTCGAGGACGGCGGCGGCGAACCGCAGCTGGCGCTGACGCCAAAGGGCTGA
- a CDS encoding tetratricopeptide repeat protein, which yields MQAPRARTAFRRARLASTLMAMTALVLVAGCASNRSNTGTHSPSTGYTTPGSSQAIAQVSRWSKAYEQNRKDRTAILSYGNALTQNGQMPQAMAVLRAGVIAHPQDREIASAYGKVLAMNGRFDEALNVLQRAQRPDTPDWKLMSAEAAIYDQNGNHARARSLYKQALKIAPNDPSLLNNLGLSYLLSNELPDAEYTLRKAASLPGADSRVRQNLALVLGIQGKYDEAIQVAQAELDPQQAKANIDYLRAMIEKRRG from the coding sequence ATGCAAGCGCCCAGAGCCCGAACCGCTTTCCGTCGCGCCAGACTTGCCTCGACGCTGATGGCCATGACGGCGCTTGTCCTTGTCGCAGGCTGCGCCTCGAACAGGTCGAACACCGGAACCCACTCACCGTCTACCGGCTACACCACGCCCGGATCGTCCCAGGCCATCGCGCAGGTCTCCAGGTGGTCCAAGGCCTATGAGCAGAACCGCAAGGACCGCACCGCGATCCTGTCCTACGGCAATGCCCTGACCCAGAACGGCCAGATGCCGCAGGCCATGGCCGTTCTGCGTGCCGGTGTGATCGCCCATCCGCAGGACCGGGAAATCGCCTCGGCCTATGGCAAGGTCCTGGCCATGAACGGCCGCTTCGACGAGGCGCTCAACGTGCTGCAGCGCGCACAGCGGCCCGACACGCCGGACTGGAAGCTGATGTCCGCGGAAGCCGCCATCTACGACCAGAACGGCAATCATGCGAGGGCGCGCAGCCTCTACAAGCAGGCGCTCAAGATTGCCCCCAACGATCCGAGCCTGCTGAACAACCTGGGCCTGTCCTATCTGCTCTCCAACGAGTTGCCCGACGCCGAATACACCCTGCGCAAGGCGGCCAGCCTGCCGGGCGCGGACAGCCGCGTGCGCCAGAACCTGGCGCTTGTGCTCGGCATCCAGGGCAAATACGACGAAGCCATCCAGGTGGCCCAGGCGGAACTCGACCCGCAGCAGGCCAAGGCCAATATCGACTACCTGCGCGCCATGATCGAAAAACGCCGCGGGTAA